The nucleotide window TGTAAATGTAAACCCTCCAAACACTTCGTTAAAGTAATAACCGTATTTTTTGTTCTGTTTTTTGCATTCATTTATTAATTTTTTTCTCAATGTTTCTTTAGAAAGTGGTTTACTGGTCTCTATAAACATGTTTGACTGGCGGGATACAACTGACATTCCCGCTTGAGCTCTTCCATGACCATTAGAGTTCATAAAATGCTCCATTGGTTGTCTTGACATAAGAAAGTTTTCTAGCATTCCATTGTTTACAATTCTTACTTTCCTTGATTTAACACCCTGGTCATCGTACTTGTAAGAGCCAATTAGTTTCTTGTCTTGAAAATCTTCACATGTCGGATTGTAGTTTACACTAATATATTTAGGCAAAACCATGGTGTTGAGCTTATCCTTATATGTGTGTCCATCGAAAATATTTCGCATTCTATGTCCTTCAACTCTATGCCCAAAAATCTCATGAAAAAAAACACCTGCAGATTTTGCTGATAAAATGGCAGGTCCAGTATAAGCTTCGGCTAAAGGGGCATTTTTAAGATCTTGCAATTTAGCAATCATATTATCAATATCTGACAATATAGAGTCCACATCAGGTAACTCATTTAATTTGGTCGTATTATATTGCCTGAAGTATGGTATCACATTTCCATCGGTAGCCCGTATTGTTGCAATAATGTTGAGTATTGTATATATTTTATTTTGTACTATTTTAGATTTTTCTGTTGAAACAAAATATTTACGATTGGTAATCATATCAAGGCTAACATTACAATAAAAAATTGATGTATCTTCCAAAAATTTTGATGAGAAAAGTTTTATATTATCTTTCCATTTTAACTCATCGAATTCAAGTGAAATTGGCTCTTCAAAATATTGAACCGGAGTTTCTGTGGAGAAATCAGGAATTTGATTTTCATTTTTTAAATTGTCTTTTACTTGCTTATAGTTTACTAAAGCATTGTTATAAGCATTATTTGTGGTTTGCCAAATTACATTTTTTATGGCAAGCGGTTCATCCTCAATGGGAATAATATTACTATTAATTGAGTGACTTCCCGGATTGAAAAATTGATTGGAACTTACATGTGTATTGTCTAATGAATAATCACCTACACGAATAGTAATGCTCAATATTCTACTTTTATTTTTATTAAAGCTCATTAAACTTCCAAAAGATGCTGTCATTCTTAATATATTGATTTCACCAACACGATATTCAATGTAATAGGGTGCAACATCTTCATTACTAAGTGCTTTGAATTCCCTTTGCAATTCTTCTTCAAGAATTGTTAGTAATTTATCCTGGGCAAAAAGATTTTGTGAGAGAGAAAAGATAACAAGTGTATAAAAGGTTATTCGCTTAAACATTTGTGTAGCATATAAGTAAAATATATTTTCAATAAATAGTTCGCAAAGTTACTTTATTAACTATAGATTACAAATAAATTATTGTTCTTTCAATCATTTTAATATTTTTTTTAAAGGATGCAAATTGTGGATAAATTCCATAAAATACAGCAAATAAAAAAGAAATGTTATTGGTAGTTTTCGATTAAAATATACAACAATATTGTCACCATCGAAATTAATATCACAAAAGGAGGGGAGTCTGCCATTAATTTTACATACTTTTTAGGTATAGATTTTAATTGCTTGTTTTTTTCTGTATCATTTACTGGTTCGTAGGCAAACTCAGATGAATATAAGAATTCGAGATTAGGGAAGTATTTACCATGTTTTCTTTAGCGATAATAACATTATGTTAAATAGAAATCTTATTCAAAGCTGACTGGCATCTCAATAATTTTGTCATAAAACAAAGTATTAGCTTACGTGTGGTGGGAGTGGTAAGCATTCCACGAGTTTTAGGCTTCAATTTTTGCTATAAAAAAAACATTCCACTGAAACGGCTTGTAATGCGTGAAAGAAACTAATATGTATTAAAATTTCAATTAAGTATTTCTATTTCTTCTAAAAATTAGCCTATTGTTCCATTTTTGATTCAAGAAACTCAAGTGGATGATGATAATATTTATTCAAATCATTTTCGTTAAAACAATCTAACCAATAGGTTCTATATAATAAAAATGGATTTCCCCCGGTTGGATTTCGGAATTGTGGTTTAATTTTCATTATTTCCAGGTGAAAATGATCGAATTGCCATCCATATTTATTTAGTTCTGGTTTATTCATAAATCGCGCAACGGGAATATCAGGACTAACATTATCGTTAAGTTTCACAACAATTCCTGAAATATGTTCATACACACTCCAAATATATTTTGAGTTACTAATTTTATGTTCTATAATTAGCTGTGCATAAGGACCATCATCTCTAATACTTATTATTTTTCCGGAGGCAATTGGAAAAATTTGTTCATCCACATAATTTTCCGTTGGTCTTATAATATCAATTCCTGTGTGCAAATGTTCAGGAACATTGGGTCTGGCTTTTCTAATCATTCCAAATTCACCTATTTTCGTTAATTCAATGTTTTCGACATTTTTCCTGTTTATTGAATTAATTGGCAAATAAAACGATTTATCATTTTGTCCATAAGAAACATTAATAAATAATAACAGATAATTTGTAATGAAAATAAATAAATATATTTTTTACATAAATCCTTATTAGAGGAAGAAAAAACAATAAAAAGGTAAAATTATAATTTTTTATAACATATAAAATTCACACTTAGTTTTTTTATAAATTAATAGTAATAGCATAAGCATAAAGTCGAAATCACGATAACTTAATTTTCCGTATAGGACTGAAGTAATTCTAATTCCGGAAAATTGTTTTAACCTGCCTGACGGTAAGGCAGGCATAATTTCAGTACCGATATTGAATTAAAGCCCAATATCTGAAATTATGTTAATCACGCTGTGATCACAAATTTTTTTATAATTGCCCTATAATGTTCTGCATTATGTTAATATAGCTTTGCTTAATAATTTATTTATTTTTTTAGGGTAGGAAAAGAAAAATTCTACTTTCTCGCACTATCCAAACGAAACACTTTTTTTACGAAATGAAATGGAGTAAAATGGGTGTGGAGTGATATACAGTGCAAAACCAATCCAATGTGAAGAAATTTTAAATAACTCATATTCAGATTTATATATTTATTTGATCAAATTTAATGTAAATAAACTTGCTTGTTATTTAAGTTTTACTTACATTTGTGGCATGATTTTAAATGAACCTGAATATTTAAATAATGAACAATCCAACTTTATTGATGGATCAGTGCAAGATTATGGAATTTCTTCAATAATTCCAAATCCTGCATTTTCAGGATCAGTAACTGGAGTATCAGATATTTTATTATCAGAATCTGTTATAGGAATTTCTAATCCTCTAATAAGTGACTCATTAACAGTAAATCCAAGTCTTGCATTTTCAGGATCTGTAACTGGAATTTCTAATCCATCATTATTAGACAATACAACAATAATTCCTAATCCTGCATTCTATGGATTAGGAACTGGAGTATCAAATATTTTATTATCAGAATCTGTTACAGGGATCTCTAATCCATTACTTTCAGATTCCTTGACTATTACTAATAATGATTTTGTAGTTAATTTATTACCATCACTTGAGACTCTAAAATTAAAAAATACAGTTCGATTAAATTCCTATGAAAACTCATTTAAGGATTCGTATGAAAAAATACATCAAAAATTTATTAATCAAGGGGATTGTGATAATAAATCTCTAGTTTTAAGTAGATTAGAAGAAATAAGAGATTTAGAGCAAGCTCTTACAATTACTTTAATTGATGAAGCCTATTTTGAATTATCTGGAATTAGTCATGAGTTAACAGATTTGCTTTATTTAAGAAGTAAAATAAAGATAACTCGTAAGCGAATAAAAGCAATTAATGTATCAATAAGACATCTTCTAAACTTATCAAAAGGATTACAGAATAGACGTCAAATATTTAGAAAAATAACAAGTATACACTTTAAAAACTTAGACGATTATCACTCTATTGATTTTATTAATATAAACTAATCCCTACTGGGATTAAACAGTACAGTTAAAAATAAATTATATTATATTAATAAAATTAAGTAATGAAAGATAATGAAACCATTATAAAAACAATAGAAGCAGCATTAAATTCAAGTAAAATACCTGAACATGAAAAAAATGCAATTATTACAAAATTAGAAGAAGCATTAGATTTAAATTTAGTAGCCGAATCTGATAGGATTAAACTAATAGAAATTAAAAACGATCTTAGCTCAACAAATAATGAAAGCCAGATACTAAAAATACTAGCAAGATTAATTGAGTTGATTATTATTTTTTCAAAATCATTCTTTGAATAACACAAAAAACAACTAATAATGGAATTAGGAAGAATTATAAGTTTACTAATAAAAAAAAGGAACTTAACTCAAGTTAAAGTTGCTGAAAAGATAGGCAAAAGCACAACAGCGCTTTCACAGATTATAAAAGGAACTTATAATCCAAATCCTGATACTTTAAACAAAATTTGTGAAGTATTAGAAATACCACTGCCAATTATGTATTTTTTAACAATCTCTGAAGAAGATATTCCAGAAGATAAAATTGAAATGTTTAGGTTTTTTGAACCGACAATTAAAGACTTTTTAATCAATCTTTTCGGTATTGAGCAAAAAGAAATTTTAAACGAATATAATAAAAACTAGCACTCTACTTATATAAAGATTATTACCTTATTTAAAATAATAAATTAAGAATTTTATATAAAATATTAATTGAAATCGTAACTTGACCGTTGCGATTTTTTTTATTCTAAATATTAAAAATATTTTACTATTTGCGTTTTAGGAACTTATTGTTAACTTTAAACAAAACAAATCCTATTAACTCATTATTAGTATGATCTGATTGATATTTTTTAATTAAAACTCCAAAAAAATACTTTTTATTATTATATATATATTTATACTACATAAAAGTCGAATGATTTATGAAGGATGCTACAAAAAATTATCAGCGTTGGATTCAATCTCTAACAAAAGATCAATTTGATGTTTTTATAAAAAAATTCATCAAAGAATATTTCACAGTTGAAACAGTAGTGCTTACCGACACAAAAGGTGATGGAGGTATTGATGTTAAGATACTTGAAGATAGAAGAAATAGAAAGACACCTATCCAATTGACAGTAGATACCAATGTCTACAATAAATTAGAGAAAGATTTAGCAAAAATTGATGATTTAATTAATAAGTATAAATATCATGATGATTTTTACTTTTTCTACTCAAAGAGTGCAGCAGAGAGAAAAATTTTACCTTTACCTGATATTGCATGGGATAAATACAAAATCAAATTGCAGATATTTGACTCAAAGGTTCTAGTGTCATGTCAAGCGTCAATTGACGGATAAAGTCGTTTGAGTTTTATTCTTGACTTCTCTGTTGTAAACCTCCAATTTATTTTCGCATCTTTGTTATTTCTATGATTTTGCCAAGCCTCAACTTCTTGTTTTACAGTATCTATATTGTCAATCCGTCTGTTAAGACACTGCTTGTTTAATACATTTAATTCTATTTCCGCCATATTCAGCCAACTACCATGTTTAGGTGTAAAAACAAATTCAAACCTGTCCCAAATACGTTTAGCTTCTTTTGGTTGAAATCTGTCATATAATGAACTTGCTTTATGCGTGTTAAGATTATCCATTACTAATGTAATTTTTTTTGCATCTTTATAATCGTCAGCTATTTCTTTTATGAATTCAGCCCAATCTTTCTTTGTTTTACGTTCAGTTATTTTTACTGTTCTCCTTCCCGCAAGCGGTTCATTGGCTATAAAAATATTACAGACACCTTTTCTTGAATACTCATAGTCTATTAACTTGCTTCCGTCTTTCATTTTTTCAGGTATTCGA belongs to Bacteroidales bacterium and includes:
- a CDS encoding TldD/PmbA family protein, whose product is MFKRITFYTLVIFSLSQNLFAQDKLLTILEEELQREFKALSNEDVAPYYIEYRVGEINILRMTASFGSLMSFNKNKSRILSITIRVGDYSLDNTHVSSNQFFNPGSHSINSNIIPIEDEPLAIKNVIWQTTNNAYNNALVNYKQVKDNLKNENQIPDFSTETPVQYFEEPISLEFDELKWKDNIKLFSSKFLEDTSIFYCNVSLDMITNRKYFVSTEKSKIVQNKIYTILNIIATIRATDGNVIPYFRQYNTTKLNELPDVDSILSDIDNMIAKLQDLKNAPLAEAYTGPAILSAKSAGVFFHEIFGHRVEGHRMRNIFDGHTYKDKLNTMVLPKYISVNYNPTCEDFQDKKLIGSYKYDDQGVKSRKVRIVNNGMLENFLMSRQPMEHFMNSNGHGRAQAGMSVVSRQSNMFIETSKPLSKETLRKKLINECKKQNKKYGYYFNEVFGGFTFTNRYMPNVFNIFPYEVYRIYVDGRPDELVNGIQLVGTPLLMFSKIEGTGDNYEIFNGYCGAESGNIPTSTIAPALFIKQIETQKSPGGFIDLPILPRPDQSK
- a CDS encoding helix-turn-helix transcriptional regulator yields the protein MELGRIISLLIKKRNLTQVKVAEKIGKSTTALSQIIKGTYNPNPDTLNKICEVLEIPLPIMYFLTISEEDIPEDKIEMFRFFEPTIKDFLINLFGIEQKEILNEYNKN